A window of Streptomyces sp. NBC_01224 genomic DNA:
TCGACGCTGTACACCAAGGTCGTCCTGGCCCTGCTCACCGGCCGCAGCGCCGAGGCCCTGCTGGACACCCAGCGCGCCGAACACCTGCGCCTCATGCGCATCCTCACCGACCGCAAGCGCAAGGGCGACCTTGCCGATCAGCTGATCTGCGACCACGCGCTCTTCCACCTCGAAGCCGATCTGCGCTGGCTGGAACTGACCGCCGCCCGGCTGGACCGACTCGCCGCGGAGGTGGGCGCATGACCCCCACCGGATCCCTGCTCAGTGCCGACAGCCTGTACAAGTCGTACGGATCGACGCCCGCGCTCGACGGTGCCTCGTTCTCCATCCACCCGGGCGAGGTCGTCGCCGTGATGGGCCCGTCCGGCTCCGGCAAGTCGACCCTGCTGCACTGCCTCGCCGGAATCGTCACCCCCGACAAGGGCACGATCACCTACGCGGGCCGCGAGCTCTCCGCGATGTCGGACGCCGAACGCAGCGCCCTGCGCCGCACCGAGTTCGGCTTCGTCTTCCAGTTCGGCCAGCTCGTCCCGGAGCTGACGTGCGTGGAGAACGTCGCCCTGCCGCTCCGGCTGAGCGGCACGAAGCGCAAGGCCGCCGAAGCCACCGCCCGCCACTGGCTGGAGCGCCTGGAGGTCGACACCGTCGCCGCCAAACGCCCCGGCGAGGTCTCCGGCGGCCAGGGCCAGCGCGTCGCCGTGGCCCGCGCGCTGGCCGCATCGCCCAAGGTGATCTTCGCCGACGAGCCGACCGGCGCCCTGGACTCCCTCAACGGCGAACGGGTCATGGAGCTGCTCACCGAGGCGGCCCGGTCGACCAACGTCGCCGTGGTCCTGGTGACTCACGAGGCCCGGGTCGCCGCGTACTCCGACCGCGACGTCACCGTGCGCGACGGCCGGGCCCGCGACCTGGAGCACGCGCTGTGACCCTGCTCGACCACAAGAACGCCCCGGCCGAGGCAGCGCCCCGCCCCACCGGGCCCACCGGCTTCACCGCCCTGCTGCGCGACCTCGCCCTCGGCGTCCGCTTCGCCTCCTCCGGCGGGCGCGAGGGCTGGATCCGCACGCTGCTGACCGCCGTCGGTGTCGGCCTCGGCGTGACGCTGCTGCTCGTCGCCGCGTCCGTACCGCACATGCTCGACCAGCGCTCCGCGCGCGACCAGGCCCGCTCCGAGACCAAGATCTCGGATTCACCCGACGGCCAGGCCAAGAAGTCCGATACGTCGGTGCTGCGGATCAACGCGGAGACCGAGTACCGCGGCCGTACCATCGGGGGCTATCTGATGCGTGCGGACGGTACTCATCCGGTCGTCCCGCCGGGCGTCGGACGCTTCCCCGGCGCGGACGAGATGGTGGTCTCCCCCGCCCTGAAGGAACTGCTGGCCTCCCCCGAAGGCAGCCTGCTCAGGGAGCGGCTGTCGAACCGGATCACCGGCACGATCGGCGACGCGGGCGTGATCGCCCCGGGCGAGCTGCTCTTCTACATGGGCAGCGACACCCTGACCGCCGCCAACGGCGGTCACCGGATCGCCGGTTATGGCGACCCGGGCCCGCCCGAGCCCATGTCGCCGATCCTCATCGTGCTGATCATCATGATCTGCGTCGTGCTGCTGGCGCCGGTCGCGATCTTCATCGCGACGGCGGTGCGGTTCGGCGGCGACCGCCGCGACCGCCGGCTCGCCGCGCTGCGGCTGGTCGGTACGGACATCCGGATGACCCGTCGGATCGCGGCCGGCGAGGCCCTGTTCGGGGCGCTCCTCGGCGTGCTGACCGGGGCGGTGCTCTTCCTGGTGGGACGCCGATTCGTCGGTCACATCGAGGTGTGGAACGTCAGCGTCTTCCCGCCCGACCTGGTGCCCGACCCCGCGCTGACGGCGCTGGTCGTCGTATCCGTCCCGGTGGCGGCGGTGCTGGTCACGCTGGTCGCGATGCGCTCGGTGGTGATCGAACCGCTCGGCGTCGTACGGGGCGGCGGCAACCGCGGACGCCGTCTCTGGTGGCGGCTGCCGATGCCGGTCGCGGGCCTGGCGGTGCTCGGGCTGACGGGCAAGGTCGACGAGTTCACCCCGGTCAACCCGTACCCGATCGCGGGCGGTGCCGTGCTGGTCCTGGTCGGGCTCGCGCTGCTGCTGCCCTGGCTGGTCGAGGCGTGCGTGAACCGGCTGCACGGCGGCCCGGTGCCCTGGCAGCTCGCCACCCGCAGGCTCCAGCTGAGCAGCGGGGCCGCCTCCCGCGCGGTCAGCGGCATCACGGTCGCGGTCGCGGGAGCGGTGGCGCTGCAGATGCTGTTCGCCGCGGTGGGCGACGAGTTCAGCAGGGTGACCGGACAGGACCCGTCGCGGGCCCAGTTCTACACGTACTCCGAGAAGGTCGAACCCGGGGCGGCCACCCGGACCATCGAGGAGTTCAAGGCCACCAAGGGCGTGGACGCCGTCATCGGGAAGGTCGAGACGTACGCCACCCGGCCCGGCAAGTACACGAAGTCCGACGTCCAGCCGACCACCAGTCTCATCGTCGGCGACTGCGCGACCCTGCGCGAACTCGCCCGGATCGGCTCCTGCACGGACGGCGACACCTTCGTGGCCCACCCCAGGAACGACAAGGAGATGTCCGACTGGGTCGATGCGACGGCCCGCAAGGGCAAGGAGGTCCTGATCGGCTTGGGCTACGGCCAGAAGCCGATGCGGTGGACCCTGCCCGCCGGCTCCCGGACGGTCCAGGCCCGCCACGATCCGCTGGGCGAGGACTCCTGGGGCATCATGGCCACCATCGGCGCACTCGACCCGAGCAAGCTGCCGGGCGCGACGACCCAGACGCAGATCCGGATCGACGAGAGCGTCGAGGACGCCGCGGAGTACGTACGGAACACGGCGGCCCGGATCGACCCCGCGATGCGGGTCGCGTCCCTCACGTCGAAGACCCGAGACGAGAAGTACGCCAGTGTGCAGCGCGGCCTCCAGGTCGGCGCGACCGCGACGCTGCTGCTGATCGCCGCCGCGATGCTGGTCTCCCAGCTGGAGCAGCTGCGCGAACGCAAGCGCCTGCTGTCGGTCCTGGTCGCCTTCGGCACCCGGCGCTCCACCCTCGCCTGGTCGGTGCTCTGGCAGACCGCCGTACCCGTGGTCATCGGGCTGACGGTCGCCGTGGCGGGCGGGCTCGGCCTGGGCGCGGCACTGATCACCATGCTCGACAAGAAGATCACCGACTGGTGGCTGTTCCTGCCGATGACCGGCGCGGGTGCGGCACTGATCCTGCTGGTCACGCTGGTGTCCCTGCCCTCGCTGTGGCGCATGATGCGGCCGGAGGGCCTGCGCACGGAGTGACCTGTGCGAGGCGGCGAGGGGGCGCGGTTCCTCAGGAGCCGCGCCCCCTCGCCTTGAGCCGGCGCTGGTCGGCGCTCGTACCGGACTTGCCGAAGGCAGTACCGTCGGCCTCAGCTCGGAGAACCAGAAGCGACCGGCTTGTCGGACGACCAGAAGTCGGAGTGCACGTTGGGAGTGGGCACTTCCTTCCCGCGGTAGTCAGTGCCCTTCCCCGGAGTGGAGGGCTGCGCCACCTTCGACTTGTCCACGCAAGCCGTTTGAACCTCCAGGAAGAACTGCCCCTTGTACCCGACGGTCAACCCCATCCTCAATACACCGTCACCGGCATCGGCAAAGATGGCAGGGAACTGCTTATCGGGGTTGACCTTGGTGATTGTGTAGCCCGACTTCTCCCATGCCCGCTCAATGATTCCGAGAAGCGAACCTTTGCGTCCCTCGGAAACCTGAGTCATGACCACAGCACGGCGCGTGACATCGCCGAGTTCCGGGGCGCCAGTGCACATTCCACTATCGGATAGATCGTGCGTCCACTCCAGAGGAGGGTCCACGGAGGACAGTGTGTCGCCGATGAGGATGTCAGCCTTGTCTGCAGCCTGCTGCATATTCACGCTGGAAGTCCTTTGGGAAG
This region includes:
- a CDS encoding ABC transporter permease, with amino-acid sequence MTLLDHKNAPAEAAPRPTGPTGFTALLRDLALGVRFASSGGREGWIRTLLTAVGVGLGVTLLLVAASVPHMLDQRSARDQARSETKISDSPDGQAKKSDTSVLRINAETEYRGRTIGGYLMRADGTHPVVPPGVGRFPGADEMVVSPALKELLASPEGSLLRERLSNRITGTIGDAGVIAPGELLFYMGSDTLTAANGGHRIAGYGDPGPPEPMSPILIVLIIMICVVLLAPVAIFIATAVRFGGDRRDRRLAALRLVGTDIRMTRRIAAGEALFGALLGVLTGAVLFLVGRRFVGHIEVWNVSVFPPDLVPDPALTALVVVSVPVAAVLVTLVAMRSVVIEPLGVVRGGGNRGRRLWWRLPMPVAGLAVLGLTGKVDEFTPVNPYPIAGGAVLVLVGLALLLPWLVEACVNRLHGGPVPWQLATRRLQLSSGAASRAVSGITVAVAGAVALQMLFAAVGDEFSRVTGQDPSRAQFYTYSEKVEPGAATRTIEEFKATKGVDAVIGKVETYATRPGKYTKSDVQPTTSLIVGDCATLRELARIGSCTDGDTFVAHPRNDKEMSDWVDATARKGKEVLIGLGYGQKPMRWTLPAGSRTVQARHDPLGEDSWGIMATIGALDPSKLPGATTQTQIRIDESVEDAAEYVRNTAARIDPAMRVASLTSKTRDEKYASVQRGLQVGATATLLLIAAAMLVSQLEQLRERKRLLSVLVAFGTRRSTLAWSVLWQTAVPVVIGLTVAVAGGLGLGAALITMLDKKITDWWLFLPMTGAGAALILLVTLVSLPSLWRMMRPEGLRTE
- a CDS encoding ABC transporter ATP-binding protein → MTPTGSLLSADSLYKSYGSTPALDGASFSIHPGEVVAVMGPSGSGKSTLLHCLAGIVTPDKGTITYAGRELSAMSDAERSALRRTEFGFVFQFGQLVPELTCVENVALPLRLSGTKRKAAEATARHWLERLEVDTVAAKRPGEVSGGQGQRVAVARALAASPKVIFADEPTGALDSLNGERVMELLTEAARSTNVAVVLVTHEARVAAYSDRDVTVRDGRARDLEHAL